One region of Streptomyces capillispiralis genomic DNA includes:
- a CDS encoding serine hydrolase domain-containing protein: MTKSTRWGRSGRWRAGLALAGVATIGTASLLGPGTTAEAMDAGGGDARSRLQRDADAVRDTGATGLTVLARDAAGRETKARSGTASLKDGGRVPFDAYYRIGSDTKTFTAVATLQLVGEDTLSLDDTVEQWLPGVVAGNGNDGSRITLRNLLQHTSGLANYTDIAFEDPAELTPERFHAQRFRSQTPEEQVAMAMERAPGWLPDADDPGAETQWAYSNTNYVLLGMVIEKATGNPWAQEVHDRIIEPLGLRRTLIPDTSPYVPMPTAAGYTQFPGRDDLTDTTLAVGGGADGGIISTTRDMNTFLRALMGGRLLPPEQLEQMRTTVPAPGYATDNRTRYGLGLAWRPAEGCGGGIWYHGGTSFGTASETAVTPDGRVSAAAAAFTTRFGDEKRLLEQAEAAVRLLDRAVCGDRKRG; encoded by the coding sequence ATGACGAAGAGTACCCGGTGGGGCCGGTCCGGACGGTGGCGTGCGGGGCTGGCCCTGGCCGGGGTCGCCACGATCGGGACCGCATCGCTTCTCGGGCCGGGCACCACGGCCGAGGCCATGGACGCCGGCGGCGGGGACGCGCGGTCGCGGCTGCAGCGGGACGCGGACGCGGTACGGGACACGGGAGCCACCGGGCTGACGGTGCTCGCCCGGGACGCGGCCGGGCGCGAGACGAAGGCCCGGTCCGGCACCGCGAGCCTGAAGGACGGGGGCCGGGTGCCCTTCGACGCCTACTACCGCATCGGCAGCGACACCAAGACCTTCACGGCCGTGGCCACGCTCCAGCTCGTCGGCGAGGACACACTGAGCCTGGACGACACCGTTGAGCAGTGGCTGCCCGGGGTGGTGGCCGGCAACGGCAACGACGGCAGCCGCATCACCCTGCGCAACCTGCTCCAGCACACCAGCGGCCTGGCCAACTACACGGACATCGCCTTCGAGGACCCGGCGGAGCTGACACCCGAGCGCTTCCACGCACAGCGGTTCCGCTCGCAGACCCCCGAGGAGCAGGTCGCCATGGCGATGGAGCGCGCCCCCGGCTGGCTGCCGGACGCGGACGATCCGGGCGCCGAGACGCAGTGGGCGTACTCCAACACCAACTACGTGCTGCTCGGGATGGTCATCGAGAAGGCCACTGGCAACCCCTGGGCGCAGGAGGTGCACGACCGGATCATCGAGCCGCTGGGGCTGCGCCGCACGCTGATACCGGACACCTCGCCGTACGTGCCGATGCCGACGGCCGCCGGGTACACGCAGTTCCCCGGCCGGGACGACCTCACCGACACCACGCTGGCCGTGGGCGGCGGCGCGGACGGCGGCATCATCAGCACCACCCGCGACATGAACACCTTCCTGCGCGCCCTGATGGGCGGCCGGCTGCTGCCGCCGGAGCAGCTGGAGCAGATGCGCACCACCGTCCCGGCGCCCGGCTACGCCACCGACAACAGGACCCGCTACGGGCTCGGCCTCGCCTGGCGCCCGGCCGAGGGCTGCGGGGGCGGGATCTGGTACCACGGCGGCACCTCCTTCGGCACCGCCTCCGAGACCGCCGTCACGCCCGACGGCCGGGTATCGGCCGCGGCCGCTGCCTTCACCACGCGCTTCGGTGACGAGAAGCGCCTCCTCGAGCAGGCGGAGGCCGCGGTCCGCCTGCTGGACCGGGCGGTGTGCGGCGACCGTAAGCGCGGGTGA